Proteins encoded in a region of the Geobacillus genomosp. 3 genome:
- a CDS encoding murein hydrolase activator EnvC family protein: MKKKSMLALAVAGALGLGILPPAANAVSTREIEQKQNEVNSLRSKRSDVEQKINEAQKTIESLRSQQTQVANDIEKLNAAIEETSGKIRNVSKNIDETERAIEKLKQEIAEIQERIEKRNEILKARMRSLQESGGAVSYLEVLLGAQSFSDFIDRMSAVTTIMEADQQIIREQEADKALKEKKETELTEKRNKLQADLQELKQLQAELAAQLEQKNRLMADLKRKEQEEHDHKMALEEEKELIAKQEAAVKQQLAELERQKRAEAEAARQGGRTYSQPNSGTPSGGSTPPVSSGAFTRPANGPITSGFGYRFGGTDFHPGVDIGKRAPVVPVVAAADGVVFRSYYSSSYGNVIFVSHVINGQTYTTVYAHLEARLAGEGQRVRKGQVIGYMGNTGHSFGPHLHFELHRGGWNVGKTNAVDPRGYIAF, encoded by the coding sequence ATGAAAAAGAAAAGCATGTTGGCGCTCGCCGTTGCCGGGGCGCTCGGACTGGGCATTCTCCCGCCGGCGGCGAACGCTGTCAGCACGCGCGAGATTGAGCAAAAGCAGAATGAAGTGAATTCGCTGCGCTCGAAGCGGTCCGATGTCGAGCAAAAGATCAACGAGGCGCAAAAAACGATCGAATCGCTTCGGTCGCAGCAAACTCAAGTGGCCAACGACATTGAAAAACTCAACGCCGCCATTGAAGAAACGAGCGGCAAAATCCGCAACGTCAGCAAAAACATTGATGAAACCGAACGGGCGATTGAGAAGCTGAAACAAGAGATTGCCGAAATCCAAGAACGGATTGAAAAGCGAAACGAAATTTTAAAAGCGCGGATGCGTTCGCTTCAGGAAAGCGGCGGGGCGGTCAGCTATTTGGAAGTGCTGCTTGGCGCCCAAAGCTTCAGCGACTTTATCGACCGGATGAGCGCCGTCACCACGATTATGGAAGCCGACCAGCAAATCATCCGCGAGCAGGAAGCGGACAAGGCGCTGAAAGAGAAAAAAGAAACCGAACTGACCGAAAAACGGAACAAGCTGCAAGCGGACTTGCAAGAATTGAAGCAGCTGCAAGCCGAGCTTGCCGCCCAGCTGGAACAGAAAAACCGTCTCATGGCTGATTTGAAACGAAAAGAACAGGAAGAGCATGACCATAAAATGGCGCTTGAAGAGGAAAAAGAATTGATCGCGAAGCAAGAAGCGGCTGTTAAGCAGCAGCTTGCCGAACTCGAGCGGCAAAAACGGGCGGAGGCGGAAGCCGCCCGGCAAGGTGGACGTACATATTCGCAACCGAATAGCGGAACGCCATCTGGTGGCAGCACCCCGCCTGTGTCGAGCGGCGCTTTCACCCGTCCGGCCAACGGGCCGATCACATCCGGCTTTGGCTACCGGTTTGGCGGCACCGATTTTCACCCAGGGGTTGACATCGGCAAGCGCGCCCCGGTCGTTCCGGTTGTCGCGGCCGCCGATGGGGTTGTGTTCCGATCCTACTATTCTAGCAGCTATGGCAACGTCATTTTTGTCAGCCATGTCATCAACGGACAAACGTACACAACCGTCTACGCCCATCTCGAGGCGCGCCTGGCCGGGGAAGGACAGCGCGTCCGCAAAGGCCAGGTGATCGGCTACATGGGCAATACCGGCCATTCGTTCGGCCCGCACCTTCACTTTGAATTGCACCGCGGCGGCTGGAACGTAGGAAAAACGAATGCGGTCGATCCGCGCGGTTACATCGCTTTCTAA
- the ftsX gene encoding permease-like cell division protein FtsX: protein MTLNTFKRHVRESVKSLGRNGWMTFASASAVTVTLLLVGVFFVVMFNINYFAKKVENDVEIRVHIDLTADAKDKEALRGRIEAIPNVKEVRYSSKDEELKRLIESMGEEGSSFRLFEQDNPLSDVYVVKAAHPQDTVKIAKRIETFPSVHKVNYGQGTIEKLFDALKVMRNVGLVLILGLLFTAMFLISNTIKITIFARRREIEIMRLVGATNGFIRWPFFLEGLWLGVLGSIVPIAVLALVYYNVYRLYEQQFSLQLFELLPFSPFIWQLSVLLLAIGAVIGVWGSVMSVRKFLKV, encoded by the coding sequence ATGACGCTTAACACGTTCAAGCGCCACGTTCGGGAGAGTGTCAAAAGCCTTGGCCGCAACGGCTGGATGACGTTTGCCTCCGCGAGCGCCGTCACGGTGACGCTATTGCTTGTCGGTGTCTTTTTTGTCGTCATGTTCAACATTAACTACTTTGCGAAAAAAGTTGAAAATGACGTGGAAATTCGCGTCCATATCGATTTGACCGCTGACGCCAAAGACAAGGAAGCGCTGCGGGGGCGGATTGAAGCCATTCCGAATGTGAAAGAAGTCCGCTATTCATCAAAAGATGAAGAGCTGAAGCGGTTGATTGAAAGCATGGGCGAGGAAGGCTCGTCATTCCGTCTGTTTGAGCAGGACAACCCGTTAAGCGATGTGTATGTCGTGAAGGCAGCTCATCCGCAAGATACCGTCAAAATTGCGAAGCGAATTGAAACGTTCCCGTCTGTCCATAAAGTCAATTATGGCCAAGGGACGATTGAAAAGCTGTTTGATGCGCTGAAAGTTATGCGCAACGTCGGGCTCGTGCTCATTCTCGGCCTGTTGTTTACGGCGATGTTTTTAATTTCCAACACGATTAAAATCACGATTTTCGCCCGCCGCCGCGAAATTGAAATCATGCGGCTCGTCGGGGCGACAAACGGCTTCATCCGCTGGCCGTTTTTCCTTGAAGGGCTATGGCTTGGGGTGCTCGGTTCTATCGTTCCGATCGCTGTACTGGCGCTCGTCTATTACAATGTGTACCGCCTATATGAGCAACAGTTTTCACTGCAGCTTTTTGAACTTTTGCCGTTTTCTCCATTCATTTGGCAGCTGAGTGTTTTGTTGCTGGCCATTGGCGCGGTAATCGGCGTCTGGGGAAGCGTTATGTCCGTGCGCAAGTTTTTGAAAGTGTAG
- the ftsE gene encoding cell division ATP-binding protein FtsE, translating into MIEMQDVYKTYPNGVVALNGVNVRIKQGEFVYVVGPSGAGKSTFIKMMYREEKPTSGKIIVSGVNLAKIKDSKVPLLRRNIGVVFQDFKLLPKLNVYENVAFALEVIEESPKVIRKKVMEVLDLVGLKHKVRSYPNELSGGEQQRVSIARSIVNSPKIVIADEPTGNLDPETSWDIMELFGKINDRGTTIVMATHNKEIVNATRRRVIAIENGKIVRDEAKGEYGYDA; encoded by the coding sequence ATGATTGAAATGCAGGATGTGTACAAGACATATCCAAATGGGGTTGTGGCGCTAAACGGCGTCAATGTCCGGATTAAGCAGGGAGAATTTGTCTATGTCGTTGGCCCCAGCGGAGCGGGCAAATCGACGTTCATTAAAATGATGTACCGCGAGGAAAAGCCGACGAGCGGCAAAATTATCGTCAGCGGCGTGAACCTCGCCAAAATCAAAGACAGCAAAGTCCCGTTGCTGCGCCGCAACATCGGCGTCGTGTTTCAAGATTTCAAGCTGCTTCCGAAGCTCAATGTCTACGAAAATGTCGCGTTTGCGTTGGAAGTCATTGAAGAATCGCCGAAAGTGATCCGCAAAAAAGTGATGGAAGTCCTTGATCTCGTCGGCCTCAAACATAAAGTCCGCTCTTACCCGAACGAGCTATCTGGGGGCGAACAGCAGCGCGTCTCGATCGCCCGCTCGATTGTCAATTCCCCGAAAATCGTCATTGCCGATGAACCGACAGGAAATTTGGATCCAGAAACGTCATGGGATATTATGGAGCTATTTGGGAAAATCAACGATCGGGGCACGACGATTGTAATGGCCACCCACAACAAGGAAATTGTCAACGCCACCCGTCGGCGCGTCATCGCCATCGAAAACGGGAAAATCGTCCGTGACGAGGCGAAGGGAGAATACGGTTATGACGCTTAA
- the cccB gene encoding cytochrome c551 — translation MKWKLATLFLGASLALAACGGGEDNAGEQNGGNAGGGGDTVAAAEQVYQQNCASCHGQDLSGGVGPNLQKVGSKYSADEIKDVIANGRGAMPGGIIKGEDADKVAEWLAAKK, via the coding sequence ATGAAATGGAAATTGGCTACTCTGTTTCTTGGCGCTTCGCTCGCGCTGGCAGCATGTGGCGGTGGCGAGGATAACGCCGGGGAGCAAAACGGTGGCAATGCGGGCGGCGGAGGGGACACCGTTGCTGCTGCTGAGCAAGTATATCAACAAAACTGTGCATCATGTCATGGGCAAGACCTCTCTGGCGGGGTTGGCCCGAACTTGCAAAAAGTCGGAAGCAAATATTCGGCGGATGAAATTAAAGATGTCATCGCCAACGGCCGCGGCGCTATGCCGGGGGGAATCATTAAAGGTGAAGACGCCGACAAAGTGGCTGAATGGCTTGCCGCGAAAAAATAA
- a CDS encoding YitT family protein, which produces MRRKRDKTMHPAAEAALDYVYVLAGAAIVAVAFNVFLLPNRIASGGVSGVSTIVHALFGIEPAYVQWALNIPLFIAGVVLLGRQFGAKTFVGTVFLPLVVYMTKEMEPATANPLLGAIFGGIGVGLGLGIVFRGRASTGGTDLAAQIIHKYTGLSLGMCVILIDGLIVLTAAFVFDIERALYALIALYVTSKTIDLVQVGLGYSKIALIITKEEEKVRRAILHEIDRGVTRLPAYGGYTEHERPVLMCVVAQSEFTKLKQIVRTIDPTAFVVVANAAEVLGEGFQRT; this is translated from the coding sequence ATGCGGAGGAAAAGAGACAAAACGATGCATCCAGCGGCGGAGGCGGCGTTGGACTATGTGTACGTTCTTGCCGGCGCGGCGATCGTCGCGGTGGCGTTTAACGTGTTTTTGCTGCCGAATCGGATCGCCTCGGGCGGGGTAAGCGGCGTGAGCACGATTGTGCACGCCTTGTTTGGCATTGAGCCGGCCTACGTCCAATGGGCACTCAACATTCCGCTGTTTATCGCCGGCGTCGTGCTGCTGGGCCGGCAATTTGGCGCGAAAACGTTCGTCGGGACAGTGTTTTTGCCGCTTGTCGTCTACATGACGAAAGAGATGGAACCGGCGACGGCCAATCCGCTTCTTGGCGCGATCTTTGGCGGCATCGGCGTCGGGCTCGGCCTTGGCATTGTATTTCGCGGCCGCGCTTCGACGGGCGGCACCGATTTGGCGGCGCAAATCATCCATAAATATACCGGGCTGTCGCTTGGGATGTGCGTCATTTTGATCGATGGCTTGATCGTCTTGACCGCAGCGTTTGTGTTTGACATTGAGCGAGCGCTGTATGCTTTGATTGCGTTGTATGTGACAAGCAAAACGATCGATCTCGTCCAAGTTGGCCTTGGCTATTCGAAAATTGCCTTGATTATCACCAAGGAAGAAGAAAAAGTGCGGCGCGCCATTTTGCATGAAATCGATCGCGGGGTGACGCGGCTGCCGGCGTACGGCGGCTACACCGAACACGAAAGGCCGGTGTTGATGTGCGTCGTCGCTCAATCGGAGTTCACAAAATTGAAACAAATCGTGCGAACCATTGATCCAACCGCGTTTGTCGTCGTTGCCAACGCCGCCGAAGTGCTCGGGGAAGGATTTCAACGTACGTAA
- a CDS encoding type II toxin-antitoxin system RelE family toxin has protein sequence MNSGYKLIYRRAAVKFIARQEKEVQERLASGVQGLLAIPPQGDIKKLKGQDGLYRLRVGTYRVLFRIDHDERIIYIEAIGNRGDVY, from the coding sequence GTGAATTCGGGCTACAAGTTGATTTACCGTAGGGCCGCAGTCAAATTTATCGCTAGGCAAGAAAAAGAGGTTCAAGAACGGTTGGCCTCTGGGGTGCAAGGTCTGCTTGCGATCCCGCCGCAGGGGGATATAAAGAAGTTGAAGGGGCAGGATGGATTATATCGTCTGCGGGTCGGAACATATCGTGTTTTGTTTCGCATCGATCATGATGAACGAATCATCTATATTGAGGCAATCGGCAACCGCGGGGATGTGTATTGA